In Candidatus Limnocylindrales bacterium, a single window of DNA contains:
- a CDS encoding glycosyltransferase family 39 protein codes for MGKADFHSIWKYKLGPVLGFALLSCGFFWFKAGEKSIWAKDIEGMRAEVVREMVTLGDWLIPHLNGEILVTKPPFYFWLAGFCSLLSGEVTEYTLSLPSVIGGFLGLVWTFLIGLQLFNYRIAWLSALILATSPLYILMSRSINLDMTLAWLTTATLGCFLLGFQSQGKSGSRYYLWAFVFMGLATMTKGPVGVMIPGIPILGYLGWRLIWKQEVAESKSEEDGKKQRVEESLLRKRPFTLCPWRTILIGIGIFLLITLPWAILVYFRVPNLGEILYLETLFRYARPNYQNAKPFYFYFIALLEALAPWSLFLPAGFLAIGEKYKAKSYPSTSLPSALVFLLLWIWPSFFIFSITSTKRDYYLLPLCPALALLVAWIWDNYLTGQASERQQKLFSFAILSIAGIFLLGPMGILIFVYLFFPDLVKIALVLCLIYAVLSSFLLILFLKSKNSKTHFLRFRGSLVFSVIILALAVGWGTWFTVGLPKMDSLRTRKEFFREVASRVGSHRLVNYRYNGYDLQFYVKRIVPIIQEPAQLYELLKSSDSVYIIMEDTHFNSLKLEGFKTILIRDRRDPINPQKVRRMVLISN; via the coding sequence ATGGGTAAAGCCGATTTTCATTCGATTTGGAAATACAAACTGGGACCGGTATTAGGCTTCGCCCTTCTCAGTTGCGGGTTCTTTTGGTTTAAGGCGGGAGAGAAAAGTATTTGGGCCAAAGATATCGAAGGTATGCGGGCGGAGGTCGTGCGGGAAATGGTGACTTTGGGAGACTGGCTTATTCCCCATCTTAACGGAGAAATCCTGGTCACCAAACCCCCCTTTTATTTTTGGCTGGCCGGTTTTTGCTCTCTTCTCTCAGGAGAGGTCACCGAATATACCCTGAGTCTTCCTTCCGTCATCGGTGGATTTTTGGGTCTGGTATGGACTTTCCTCATTGGGCTCCAACTTTTTAATTATCGCATTGCCTGGTTATCCGCTCTTATATTGGCTACCAGCCCTTTGTATATCCTTATGTCACGCTCCATCAACCTGGATATGACCCTGGCCTGGTTAACAACGGCTACCCTAGGATGTTTTCTACTGGGATTTCAAAGCCAGGGAAAATCCGGTAGCCGATATTATCTTTGGGCCTTCGTGTTTATGGGATTAGCCACCATGACCAAAGGACCTGTCGGAGTCATGATTCCAGGGATTCCCATTCTGGGTTATTTAGGATGGAGGTTGATTTGGAAACAGGAGGTGGCAGAGAGTAAATCAGAGGAGGATGGCAAAAAGCAAAGGGTCGAGGAGAGTTTGTTGCGGAAACGACCCTTTACCCTTTGCCCCTGGCGGACTATTTTAATAGGAATCGGGATTTTCCTGCTTATAACCTTACCCTGGGCCATCCTGGTCTATTTCCGAGTACCTAACCTTGGAGAAATCCTTTATCTGGAAACCCTCTTTCGCTATGCACGTCCCAATTATCAGAATGCCAAACCTTTTTATTTTTATTTTATCGCCTTGCTGGAAGCCCTGGCTCCCTGGTCCTTATTTTTGCCGGCTGGGTTCCTGGCTATCGGGGAGAAATACAAAGCCAAATCCTACCCTTCTACCTCCTTACCTTCTGCCCTTGTTTTCCTTCTCCTTTGGATCTGGCCTAGTTTTTTTATATTTTCTATAACCAGCACAAAGCGAGACTACTACCTTCTTCCTCTCTGTCCGGCCCTGGCTTTATTGGTTGCATGGATCTGGGATAACTATCTGACCGGTCAGGCTTCTGAGAGACAACAAAAACTTTTCTCTTTCGCAATCCTCAGCATTGCAGGTATTTTTCTCTTAGGACCTATGGGGATCCTCATCTTTGTTTATCTCTTTTTCCCAGATCTGGTTAAGATAGCCCTTGTTCTATGCCTCATATATGCTGTTTTGAGTAGTTTCCTCCTTATTCTGTTCCTTAAATCAAAAAATTCAAAAACCCATTTTCTCCGATTTCGAGGGTCCCTTGTCTTCTCTGTAATTATACTGGCCCTTGCCGTTGGTTGGGGAACCTGGTTTACCGTAGGCCTTCCAAAAATGGATTCTTTGAGAACCCGTAAGGAGTTCTTTCGTGAGGTGGCCTCCCGGGTTGGTTCTCACCGTCTGGTCAATTACCGATACAATGGATACGATCTTCAGTTTTATGTCAAACGAATAGTTCCTATTATTCAAGAGCCTGCTCAACTTTATGAACTTCTAAAATCGTCCGATTCGGTTTACATTATTATGGAAGATACCCATTTTAATTCTCTTAAACTAGAAGGATTCAAAACGATTCTGATCCGTGACCGAAGGGATCCGATTAATCCTCAAAAGGTCAGACGAATGGTTTTAATATCCAATTAG
- a CDS encoding DUF4910 domain-containing protein — MDIAQLTAILKPDEIGQEMYHLISELYPICRSITGDGFRQTLQIIKNYIPLNRYEVPTGTQVFDWTVPKEWNIRDAYVKNSKGKKIIDFKKSNLHVVNYSIPIKTKVSLAELREHLFTLPEYPDWIPYRTSYYKENWGFCLSHKQLLELEEDEYEVCIDASLEKGHLTYGEYYLPGKSSEEILLTCHTCHPSLCNDNLSGISLVTFLAKQLGSLSLRYSYRFLFIPGTIGSITWLCLNETHVSRIRHGLVVANVGDSGKSTYKKSRRGDAEIDKAVSHILKHSGQDYEILDFSPYGYDERQFCSPGFNLPVGCLMRTPQGRFPEYHTSADNLDFVRPEYLADSFSKYLAVLNVLENNKKYLNKNPKCEPQLGKRGLYRAMGGQKDVGTFELALLWVLNLSDGNHTLLDIADRSGLKFDLIKNVADVLMEHDLLEELSD; from the coding sequence ATGGATATAGCTCAACTTACTGCGATTTTAAAACCTGACGAAATCGGTCAAGAGATGTATCACCTCATCTCTGAGTTGTATCCTATCTGCCGGAGTATTACGGGAGATGGTTTCCGACAGACCCTGCAGATAATTAAAAATTACATTCCCTTAAACAGGTATGAAGTTCCAACCGGGACTCAGGTGTTCGACTGGACGGTTCCCAAAGAATGGAACATCCGTGATGCCTATGTAAAAAATTCAAAGGGTAAGAAGATTATAGATTTCAAGAAATCTAACCTGCACGTTGTAAATTATAGCATACCGATCAAGACCAAAGTATCCCTGGCCGAGTTACGGGAACATCTTTTCACACTACCAGAGTATCCGGATTGGATCCCCTATCGAACCTCCTACTACAAGGAAAACTGGGGTTTCTGTCTAAGTCACAAGCAATTATTGGAGTTAGAGGAAGATGAATATGAAGTGTGTATTGACGCTTCCCTGGAAAAAGGTCATTTAACCTATGGAGAATATTACCTTCCAGGAAAAAGTTCAGAGGAAATCCTCCTGACCTGTCATACCTGTCATCCCTCACTTTGCAATGATAATCTCTCGGGTATTTCCCTGGTAACCTTCCTGGCCAAACAACTAGGTTCCCTTTCACTCAGATACTCCTATCGATTTCTTTTCATTCCAGGAACCATCGGTTCTATTACCTGGCTCTGTTTAAATGAAACCCATGTGTCCAGGATCAGGCATGGACTGGTAGTAGCCAACGTAGGAGATTCGGGTAAGTCCACCTATAAGAAAAGTCGCCGGGGAGATGCAGAAATAGATAAAGCGGTCAGTCACATCTTAAAGCATTCCGGTCAAGATTATGAGATTTTAGACTTCTCCCCCTATGGTTATGACGAAAGGCAGTTTTGTTCGCCTGGATTTAATCTCCCTGTGGGATGTCTCATGAGAACCCCCCAGGGTCGTTTTCCGGAGTACCACACCTCAGCAGACAATCTGGATTTCGTTCGACCGGAGTATCTGGCAGATTCCTTTTCAAAATACCTGGCCGTTTTGAATGTTCTGGAGAATAACAAGAAATATTTGAACAAAAATCCCAAGTGCGAACCCCAGTTAGGTAAAAGGGGATTATACCGGGCAATGGGAGGGCAAAAAGATGTGGGAACTTTTGAGCTGGCCCTACTTTGGGTTCTGAATCTGTCCGACGGTAACCACACGCTGTTGGATATCGCAGACAGATCTGGTTTAAAGTTCGATTTAATTAAAAATGTGGCAGACGTTCTCATGGAGCATGATTTGCTGGAGGAACTTTCAGATTAA
- a CDS encoding peptidoglycan-binding domain-containing protein, translated as MRSYGILLLGILFLSSLGSVPFVEARTSQVTVVKVKKAPRYSRATIAKAQALLKAQGYYTGPINGIMTPATRAALKSYQRRHYLTVTGYLNKETIRSMKLDLRS; from the coding sequence ATGAGAAGCTATGGAATCCTCTTATTAGGAATTCTTTTCCTTTCTTCTTTAGGAAGTGTCCCCTTTGTTGAAGCACGCACTTCGCAAGTTACCGTAGTGAAAGTTAAAAAGGCGCCCCGTTATTCAAGGGCGACCATTGCAAAGGCGCAGGCGCTTCTCAAGGCCCAGGGGTATTATACAGGACCCATCAATGGGATTATGACCCCTGCAACCCGAGCGGCCTTAAAGTCTTATCAGAGGCGGCACTATCTTACGGTAACCGGATATCTCAACAAAGAGACGATTCGATCCATGAAACTCGATCTGCGATCCTAG
- a CDS encoding GTP-binding protein codes for MYKIPCDIVTGFLGSGKTTLLKYVLQHGLNNRRVAIVMNELGDLGVDGKVIKDLEAVEKLVELDNGCICCSIGFRFALAIQEIVETTNPELIIIETTGVAEPQPLLQELGVAGLTLDAVITVVDAENLLGIHSQSVVTEKQIEAADFIVLNKIDLVDEKHLRKVEKYLQKLNDRALLLPTSYGQVKTDLLFGTSVRNYREKLRTSPSGPHTEGHSHLEQDEISAFIYKGENLLERKKFERFLSELPSHVYRAKGFMKFINESMPSLFNYTCGRFDFNWYTLKDGDQIKPQAVFIGKNIHLVKEKILKNLEKCEIRA; via the coding sequence ATGTATAAAATTCCCTGCGATATCGTGACCGGTTTTTTAGGAAGTGGAAAGACGACGCTTCTGAAATATGTACTGCAACACGGCCTCAACAACCGCCGGGTAGCCATTGTCATGAACGAATTGGGTGATCTGGGGGTGGATGGAAAAGTAATCAAAGATCTGGAAGCGGTTGAAAAGTTGGTAGAACTGGATAACGGCTGTATTTGCTGTTCCATTGGATTTCGCTTTGCCCTGGCCATACAGGAAATTGTTGAAACGACAAATCCAGAACTGATTATCATCGAAACCACCGGCGTCGCCGAACCCCAACCCCTCCTTCAAGAGTTGGGGGTTGCCGGTCTTACCCTGGATGCGGTGATCACGGTTGTAGATGCAGAAAATCTGTTGGGGATTCATTCTCAAAGCGTGGTTACGGAAAAACAGATTGAAGCAGCCGATTTTATCGTTCTGAACAAGATCGACCTGGTTGATGAAAAACACCTCCGTAAAGTTGAAAAGTATCTTCAAAAACTGAATGACCGGGCGCTTCTTCTACCTACTTCCTATGGTCAGGTTAAAACCGATCTTTTATTCGGTACGAGCGTACGGAATTATCGGGAAAAACTTCGTACCTCCCCATCGGGTCCCCATACAGAAGGCCACTCCCATCTGGAACAGGACGAAATCTCCGCTTTCATCTATAAGGGTGAGAACCTTCTGGAACGTAAAAAGTTCGAGCGTTTTCTCTCCGAGTTACCTTCCCATGTCTATCGGGCTAAGGGATTCATGAAATTCATCAACGAAAGCATGCCGTCCCTGTTTAACTACACCTGCGGACGGTTTGATTTTAATTGGTATACCTTGAAAGACGGGGATCAGATCAAACCTCAAGCTGTATTCATCGGGAAGAATATCCATCTCGTTAAGGAAAAAATACTTAAAAACCTGGAAAAATGTGAGATCCGAGCCTGA
- a CDS encoding peptidoglycan-binding protein, giving the protein MKKSVFMLALTLFLSSLGSSLWAAEPSGQTVPMMGEEKMNLSRADIRKVQEILKSEGFYTGPVDGIVGPSTRSALQEYQRQHNLLITGRIDEQTIQSMNLSITPKAGTEAREEGHKKEGGAVSTLKNIGTTIKEGAVTGGKAVGKAAKGVGEEISDATITSAIKTKFASDDQIKALDIDVDTENGVVTLTPHVPGVNMDRAVEIARNTPGVKEVRVKPVERR; this is encoded by the coding sequence ATGAAAAAAAGCGTTTTTATGTTGGCATTAACCCTCTTTCTTTCTTCCCTGGGGAGTAGTCTATGGGCTGCGGAACCATCTGGCCAAACGGTTCCCATGATGGGTGAAGAAAAGATGAATCTTTCCAGGGCAGATATCAGGAAGGTCCAAGAAATTTTGAAGTCTGAAGGATTCTACACCGGACCTGTGGATGGGATTGTGGGACCTTCCACCCGATCGGCGCTCCAAGAATATCAACGTCAACACAATCTTCTTATTACCGGACGTATCGATGAACAGACTATTCAGAGCATGAACCTCTCTATAACTCCCAAAGCCGGTACAGAGGCAAGGGAAGAGGGTCATAAAAAGGAAGGTGGGGCGGTTTCCACACTTAAAAACATTGGAACTACCATTAAAGAAGGAGCGGTAACAGGTGGAAAAGCCGTAGGAAAAGCAGCCAAGGGAGTAGGAGAGGAAATTTCCGATGCAACCATCACTTCGGCCATCAAGACCAAGTTTGCCAGCGATGACCAGATAAAAGCTCTGGATATCGATGTGGATACCGAAAACGGTGTTGTAACCCTCACCCCCCATGTTCCGGGAGTAAATATGGATAGAGCCGTAGAAATCGCAAGAAACACGCCAGGAGTTAAAGAAGTTCGAGTTAAACCCGTCGAAAGACGATAA
- a CDS encoding sugar phosphate nucleotidyltransferase encodes MKVVLFCGGLGMRLKEYSETIPKPLVHIGYRPILWYVMKYYAHYGYKDFILCLGYKADTIKNYFLDYKEYLSNDFILSNGGRELQLFNRDIQDWKITFVDTGLNSNVGQRLKAVEKYLEGEEIFLANYTDGLTDFYLPNLIDYFLKNDKIACFLSVRPNHSFHIVSAQEDGTVTGIQSLAESDIWINGGFFVFKREIFDYIKPEEDLVQEPFLRLIEKKELITWKYEGFWMCMDTFKDKQILDEMYARGDTPWEVWKPSKLRTKSIQISL; translated from the coding sequence ATGAAAGTCGTTTTATTTTGTGGTGGTCTGGGAATGCGGTTAAAAGAATATTCTGAAACCATTCCCAAGCCCCTGGTACATATCGGATACCGACCCATACTGTGGTATGTAATGAAGTATTATGCCCATTATGGATATAAAGATTTTATCCTCTGCCTGGGTTATAAGGCGGATACCATCAAGAACTATTTCCTGGATTACAAGGAGTATCTTTCCAATGACTTTATTTTATCCAATGGAGGCAGAGAGCTCCAGCTCTTCAATCGAGATATTCAAGACTGGAAAATTACTTTTGTAGATACCGGTCTAAATTCAAACGTCGGTCAGAGGTTAAAAGCCGTTGAAAAATATTTAGAAGGAGAAGAAATATTCCTGGCCAATTACACCGATGGCCTCACCGATTTTTATCTTCCGAACTTGATAGATTATTTTCTTAAAAATGATAAGATAGCATGCTTTCTCTCTGTGAGACCGAATCATAGCTTTCATATTGTTTCAGCCCAAGAGGATGGAACAGTAACCGGCATACAAAGTTTAGCTGAGTCGGATATCTGGATAAACGGGGGATTTTTCGTCTTTAAAAGGGAAATTTTCGATTACATAAAGCCGGAAGAAGACTTGGTTCAAGAACCCTTTTTGCGGCTTATTGAGAAGAAAGAACTCATCACCTGGAAGTATGAGGGATTCTGGATGTGTATGGATACCTTTAAAGATAAGCAAATTTTAGATGAGATGTATGCCCGGGGAGATACCCCCTGGGAAGTGTGGAAACCTTCTAAGCTAAGAACAAAATCAATCCAAATCTCACTCTAA
- a CDS encoding class I SAM-dependent methyltransferase — protein MINIPSCRFCGFGLRHIFVDLGMLPLCESYISEDQLNRMEPFYPLHPYVCERCFLVQLEVYVAPEEIFSEYAYFSSYSDSWVQHAKQYVEMITKRLGLNDRSLVIEPASNDGYLLQHFVAMGIPVLGIEPAANVAKAAIAKGVPTLVKFFGEELARELLAEGKQADLLVGNNVLAQVPDLNDFVKGLKVLLKPQGVITLEFPHLMRLVEENQFDTIYHEHFSYFSWFTTEKIFAKHGLKLFDVEELPTHGGSLRIYACHAGNSAQSVSERARELKSREEAAGITHLTYYTSFAEKVKETKRKLLELLIGIKRSGKSIVGYGAPGKGNILLNYCGIRSDFLDYTVDRNPYKQGKFLPGTHISIFPPDKIKETQPDYVMILPWNFKDEIMEQMAYIRNWGGQFLVPIPEPRIYP, from the coding sequence ATGATAAATATTCCGAGTTGTAGATTTTGTGGTTTTGGTTTACGTCACATCTTTGTGGATTTAGGAATGCTTCCTCTTTGTGAAAGTTATATAAGCGAGGATCAACTCAACCGGATGGAGCCGTTCTATCCCCTCCATCCCTACGTCTGCGAGCGTTGTTTTCTGGTTCAACTGGAGGTCTATGTAGCTCCTGAAGAAATATTTTCGGAATATGCCTATTTCTCATCCTATTCGGATAGCTGGGTCCAGCATGCCAAACAATATGTAGAAATGATTACGAAACGGCTTGGGCTGAATGACCGGAGTTTAGTCATAGAGCCGGCCAGTAACGATGGCTACCTGCTTCAACACTTTGTGGCTATGGGGATACCGGTTCTGGGAATCGAACCTGCAGCTAATGTTGCCAAAGCCGCCATAGCTAAAGGAGTTCCAACGCTAGTTAAGTTCTTCGGGGAGGAATTAGCCCGTGAATTGCTCGCCGAAGGTAAACAGGCCGATCTCTTAGTGGGTAATAATGTATTAGCTCAGGTACCCGATTTGAATGATTTCGTGAAGGGCCTGAAAGTACTCCTTAAACCCCAGGGCGTTATTACCCTGGAGTTCCCCCATCTCATGCGCCTGGTGGAGGAAAATCAATTCGATACGATTTACCACGAACATTTCTCCTATTTTTCCTGGTTTACCACCGAAAAGATATTTGCAAAACATGGATTGAAGCTTTTTGATGTGGAAGAACTCCCGACCCATGGTGGTTCGTTAAGAATCTATGCCTGTCACGCAGGGAACTCTGCTCAATCTGTAAGTGAGAGGGCCAGGGAACTTAAATCTAGAGAAGAAGCCGCCGGAATTACCCATCTGACCTATTATACTTCCTTTGCCGAAAAAGTGAAGGAAACCAAGCGTAAACTCTTAGAACTCCTGATCGGTATCAAACGATCGGGAAAATCTATTGTCGGATACGGCGCTCCGGGTAAAGGAAATATTTTATTGAACTACTGTGGTATCCGATCTGATTTTCTGGATTATACCGTGGATCGTAACCCTTATAAACAAGGTAAGTTTTTACCGGGAACCCATATTTCTATCTTTCCGCCGGATAAAATCAAGGAGACTCAACCGGATTACGTGATGATCCTACCCTGGAATTTCAAAGACGAAATTATGGAACAGATGGCGTACATACGGAATTGGGGAGGTCAATTCCTTGTACCTATCCCCGAGCCAAGGATTTATCCATGA
- the rfbC gene encoding dTDP-4-dehydrorhamnose 3,5-epimerase — protein MIFKPTKLKGAYLIELERREDERGFFARSWCRREFEAHGLNPRLVQCNISFNKKKGTLRGMHYQAPPYQEAKLIRCTAGAIYDVIIDLRQNSETYKEWIAVELTAENRKMLYVPEGFAHGFQTLMDNTEVFYQMSEFYMPLYSRGIRWNDPQFKIIWPETEERIISLKDQTHPDFEVGR, from the coding sequence ATGATTTTTAAGCCAACAAAACTCAAAGGTGCTTACCTTATCGAGCTGGAAAGACGAGAAGACGAGCGTGGCTTTTTTGCCCGTTCCTGGTGCCGGCGGGAGTTTGAAGCACATGGGCTCAATCCAAGATTGGTACAGTGTAACATCTCTTTTAACAAGAAAAAGGGTACCTTGCGGGGAATGCACTATCAAGCTCCCCCCTATCAGGAGGCTAAATTGATTCGATGTACTGCCGGAGCTATCTACGATGTGATTATCGATTTACGTCAGAACTCCGAAACCTATAAGGAATGGATTGCTGTGGAACTCACGGCAGAGAATCGCAAAATGTTATACGTACCGGAAGGTTTTGCCCATGGATTTCAGACTTTGATGGACAATACCGAAGTGTTTTATCAGATGTCCGAATTTTACATGCCCCTCTACAGCCGGGGGATACGTTGGAATGATCCCCAGTTTAAGATTATCTGGCCTGAAACCGAGGAACGCATCATCTCGTTAAAGGATCAAACTCATCCAGATTTTGAAGTGGGCAGATAA
- a CDS encoding fused MFS/spermidine synthase yields MRLNIVIFVCGGVLMALEIVGSRVLSPHFGSSIYVWGSLISVFLAALTTGYFLGGKVADRSPRLQSLGRIIFLTSFVIWAIPLFSVQIITFLINMGLGVRFAPLMTCLLLFFLPSMLLGMVSPYGIRLAAVEVATMGNVSGTLYAISTAGSIAGTLLTTFVLIPLIQVRTIFYSLGAALILISLLTLKRTTPIQATVRTAILIITWFFFQELPEPSIISPDFGEVIYQRDTAYHRVFVTQNDQYRFLRFDRTWQSSMDIRDPYRSKFTYPDYFQLAWIFKPDIQKVLIIGMGGGAASKKFYKDYPHVRVENVEIDPVVAEVGKKYFYIPEDTRSQIFIEDGRVYVVRNQGPYDLIILDAFFGETMPFHLMTIEFFQMVKERLTPQGVIAVNFLGALGGKKSQLFRSFFKTLSMVYPQVLVFPEDWEPGDDMELEGNLIIFATLRPDHLSKDQIVQTAKKLKSGFVKVPRLDEFAEKLYTARIETKDVPILTDQYAPVEALRQL; encoded by the coding sequence ATGCGTCTTAATATCGTCATCTTTGTTTGTGGAGGCGTACTCATGGCTTTAGAGATCGTAGGAAGCCGGGTACTGTCGCCACATTTTGGAAGCTCTATCTATGTTTGGGGAAGCTTAATCTCCGTGTTTCTAGCAGCTTTGACGACCGGATACTTTTTAGGTGGAAAGGTAGCAGATCGGAGTCCACGCCTACAAAGTCTGGGACGGATCATCTTCCTGACCAGCTTTGTCATCTGGGCTATTCCCCTCTTTTCAGTTCAAATCATTACTTTTTTAATCAATATGGGATTGGGAGTTCGATTTGCCCCTTTGATGACCTGTCTTCTTCTCTTTTTTTTACCCAGTATGTTGTTGGGCATGGTTTCCCCTTATGGAATCCGGCTGGCAGCCGTAGAAGTTGCAACCATGGGAAATGTATCCGGAACTCTCTACGCCATCTCTACGGCGGGAAGTATTGCAGGAACACTGCTGACCACCTTCGTTTTAATTCCTCTGATACAGGTCCGAACCATTTTTTATAGCTTAGGAGCCGCTCTGATCCTCATTTCACTCCTTACCTTGAAACGAACTACCCCCATCCAGGCTACGGTACGCACAGCTATTCTGATCATAACCTGGTTTTTCTTCCAGGAGCTACCAGAACCCAGTATTATTTCACCGGATTTTGGCGAGGTTATTTATCAACGGGATACAGCCTATCATCGGGTTTTTGTAACTCAAAACGATCAATATCGCTTCCTGCGATTTGATCGCACCTGGCAAAGCAGTATGGATATCCGGGATCCTTACCGGTCAAAGTTTACCTACCCCGATTATTTTCAACTTGCCTGGATTTTTAAACCGGATATTCAAAAAGTTCTGATTATCGGTATGGGGGGTGGGGCTGCTTCCAAAAAATTTTATAAAGATTACCCTCACGTGAGGGTGGAAAATGTGGAAATCGATCCCGTGGTGGCAGAAGTTGGAAAGAAGTATTTTTATATCCCTGAAGACACCAGATCCCAAATCTTTATAGAAGATGGTCGGGTTTACGTGGTACGAAACCAGGGCCCCTACGATTTAATCATTCTGGACGCTTTCTTTGGTGAAACCATGCCTTTTCATCTGATGACCATCGAATTCTTTCAAATGGTCAAAGAGCGGTTGACCCCCCAGGGGGTTATCGCCGTTAACTTTCTGGGAGCATTAGGGGGTAAAAAAAGCCAGCTTTTTCGATCCTTTTTTAAAACCCTCAGTATGGTTTATCCCCAGGTTCTGGTCTTCCCGGAAGACTGGGAACCCGGAGACGATATGGAATTAGAGGGAAATTTGATTATTTTTGCTACCTTAAGGCCCGACCATCTCTCCAAAGATCAGATCGTCCAGACGGCAAAGAAGTTAAAATCTGGATTCGTTAAGGTACCCCGGCTAGATGAATTTGCCGAGAAGCTCTATACAGCAAGGATTGAAACGAAGGATGTTCCCATCCTGACAGATCAATACGCCCCGGTAGAAGCCCTTCGACAATTATAA
- a CDS encoding SDR family oxidoreductase, which produces MRVLVTGHKGYIGMVMVPMLLKAGHRVVGLDTNFYETCTFGSDVDLVPEIRKDLRDVEASDLKGFDAVIHLAALSNDPLGDLNPDLTYDINHKATVRLAEIAKQVGISRFLFSSSCSNYGAAGDALLNEEAPFHPVTAYGISKVRAEQDLVKLADDNFSPILLRSATAYGVSPRLRLDVVLNNLTASAFITGKIFLKSDGTPWRPIVHIEDISRAFLAVLQAPRELVHNQAFNVGRPEENYRIREIAEIVKQTIPHCYIEFAKDAGPDKRCYRVDSGKLIRTLPEYKPQWNARQGAEQLYKAYQQVGLTITDFEGPKYKRIDQIKKLIHEGRLDENLRWRDK; this is translated from the coding sequence ATGAGAGTATTAGTCACAGGGCATAAAGGTTATATTGGAATGGTGATGGTTCCTATGCTTCTAAAGGCGGGGCATAGGGTAGTAGGATTAGATACGAATTTTTACGAGACATGCACGTTTGGAAGTGACGTTGACCTCGTTCCAGAAATAAGAAAGGATCTGCGGGATGTAGAAGCATCTGATCTGAAAGGTTTTGATGCAGTTATTCATTTAGCTGCGTTATCCAACGATCCGCTGGGAGATTTAAACCCGGACTTAACTTACGATATCAATCATAAAGCAACGGTTCGTTTGGCTGAGATAGCCAAACAAGTTGGGATTTCCCGCTTTCTTTTTTCCTCATCCTGTAGTAATTATGGGGCTGCTGGGGATGCTTTACTGAATGAAGAAGCCCCTTTTCATCCGGTTACCGCCTATGGAATTTCAAAAGTACGTGCCGAACAAGACCTGGTAAAGCTGGCCGACGATAATTTCTCCCCCATCCTTCTCCGTAGTGCAACGGCTTACGGGGTATCCCCTCGTTTACGCCTTGATGTGGTTCTCAACAATCTGACAGCTTCCGCTTTCATAACCGGTAAAATCTTTTTGAAAAGTGATGGGACTCCCTGGCGACCTATTGTTCATATTGAGGATATTTCTCGTGCCTTCCTGGCTGTACTCCAGGCCCCCCGTGAACTTGTACATAATCAAGCATTTAATGTCGGCAGACCAGAAGAAAATTATCGTATTCGTGAGATAGCAGAGATAGTTAAACAAACGATTCCCCATTGTTACATTGAATTTGCAAAGGATGCAGGCCCGGATAAACGATGTTACCGGGTAGATTCCGGTAAACTGATCCGTACCCTACCTGAATATAAACCCCAGTGGAATGCCAGACAGGGAGCCGAACAACTTTATAAAGCTTACCAACAAGTCGGACTGACGATCACAGACTTTGAAGGTCCAAAATACAAACGAATTGATCAGATTAAGAAACTGATCCATGAGGGCCGATTAGACGAGAACCTGCGCTGGCGTGATAAATAG